A region of the Roseobacter denitrificans OCh 114 genome:
CAAAGGCCGTGACGCCCACGCCCAAGGTCACGAACGACAGGCTCAACCCCCCGGACAGGGCGACTGGCCCAAAACGGCTGGACTGAAAAGCGCTGGCGATCACGATGGGCAAGACCGGCACAACGCAGGGGTTGATCAGGGTCAGCAAACCCGCTCCATATGCAAAGAGTAATTCCATGACGGCCACTTAAGGCGTGCAGCACCGCGCTGTCATCAAACGATCCGGTGACGCGGTTTCACATGGTCGTGGGTTTTGTGACACACACGGGTCGTCAGGCTTCGCATTGTCCGTTTGTCGCAGGGGTGAAAACCATATTGCGGGAATGCAAGGGAGAACATATACAGAACAAATGGCGAGATTATCACTGGAACAAAAGCTGGCGATTCTCAGCGACGCGGCAAAATATGACGCGTCCTGCGCGTCATCTGGCTCGACCAAACGGGATTCGCGCGGCGGCAAGAGCCTCGGGTCGAATGAAGGCAGCGGTATCTGCCATGCCTATGCGCCGGATGGGCGATGCATCAGCCTGTTGAAAATACTGATGACCAATTTCTGCATCTATGACTGCACCTATTGCATCAATCGCGCCTCATCCAATGTCGCGCGCGCGCGGTTTTCTGTGGATGAGGTGGTGAAACTGACGATCGAATTCTACCGCCGCAACTATATTGAGGGGCTGTTTCTGTCTTCGGGGATCATCCGGTCGCCCGACGCGACGATGTCGGACATGGTGCAAATCGCGCGCAAACTGCGCAAGGAAGAGAATTTTCGTGGCTACATCCACCTCAAGACGATCCCCGACGCCGCTCCTGAACTGATCGAGGAGGCCGGCCTGCTGGCGGATCGCTTGTCGATCAATGTTGAAATGCCGACCGATGCAGCCGTCAAACAACATGCGCCTGAGAAAAGCCCCGAGCAGATCCGGCGCGCCATGGCAGATGTGCGCCTACGCAAAGAGGTCGCAAAGGATCGCACGCATACGGGCCGCCGTCCCCCTCGCTTTGCGCCTGCTGGCCAGTCAACGCAGATGATTATCGGCGCGGATGATGCAACCGACAGCACCGTTTTGGGACAATCAACGCGGCTCTATTCGAGCTACAAGTTGAAACGCGTCTACTATTCCGCCTTTTCACCCATCCCGGATGCATCGGCTAAGTTGCCGCTGATCAGCCCGCCGTTGCAGCGTGAACACAGGCTGTATCAGGCGGATTGGTTGTTGCGGTTTTATGGGTTCGATCTGGAGGAGATTACCGGGCATCGCAAGGATGGCAATCTGGATCTCGATATTGACCCGAAACTGGCATGGGCGCTGGCGCACCGTGGGCTGTTTCCACTTGATGTGAATACGGCCAGTCGTGACATGCTGCTGCGCGTCCCCGGTTTCGGGACGAAAACCGTTGGCCGCATTCTTTCGACCCGCCGACACCGCACGCTGCGCTACGAAGACCTTGCGCGTATGGGGGCGTCGATGAAAAAGGCGCAGCCTTTCATCACGGCTCTCGGGTGGACGCCGCGCAACCTCACCGACAGTGACACGCTGCGCGCCCGCTTTGCGCCGCCGCCGCAACAGATGAGCCTTTTCTGACGTGCCCCACGTCAGCTTGCCGCGCATAGGCACCGCAGAGGCATGGCGTGATGCCGCACGCGGATTTCTTAGCGCTGCTGTCCCGCCCGCGCAGATCACGTGGGGCGACAGCACAACCGAACCGGGTCTTTTCGAAACGCCTGCGCCACTCGTCGCGCCGGGCAGGGTGACTGTGCCGCGGTCTTTCGTGTCGATGGCCAACACCGTTGTCTGGCATAGTGATCCATCCCGCTTTGCCCGACTCTACGCGTTTTTGTGGCGGTTGAAAGACGCACCGCACCTGATGACGGACCGGGGTGACGCGCAGCTTGCCAAACTGCGGAGCATGGAAAAAAACGTGCGTCGGTGTCAGCACAAGATGAAAGCCTTTGTTCGGTTTCGCGAAATCGGCGCGCCCGGCGATAACAGGCGGTCCTTTGCCGCATGGTTTGAGCCGACGCACCATACCATCGAACCCACCGCGCAGTTTTTCGTCCGCCGATTTGCGGATATGGACTGGCGTATCCTGACGCCGGATGTTTCGGTCTTTTTCGAGAACGGGGCGCTGCGGTTTTTGGAAGATCACCCGAAACCAGACCTCCCCGAGGATGCCAGCGAAACGCTATGGGTCACTTATTTCCGCAATATCTTTAACCCTGCCCGGCTCAAGGTGCAGGCGATGCAGTCTGAAATGCCCAAGAAGTACTGGAAAAACATGCCTGAGGCGGCGGCAATTCCGGATCTGATCGCCTCTGCCCCCGAACGGGCGCGCCAAATGGCACTGGCCGCGCCCACTCTGCCGCCCACGCGCATCAGCGCCATTCAGGCACAACAAGCGGCCCATGAAAGTGTATGGGACGGCCCGCCGGGATCGCTCCCGAAGGCCATCGCCGGATGCACGCGCTGCCCGTTGCACAAGACGGCAACGCAAGCGGTTCCGGGGGAGGGACCGTTGGATGCAAGGCTGATGATTGTCGGCGAGCAGCCGGGCGATCAGGAGGATCTGATCGGGCGGCCTTTTGTCGGGCCTGCGGGTCAGCTTTTTGACAGCATTGCGGCGGATGCCGGGCTGGACAGGGGGAAGGTGTTCATCACCAATGCCGTGAAGCATTTCAAATTCACACCGCGCGGGCGCAAACGTATCCACCAGCGCCCCAATCAGGGTGAAGTGGCCCATTGCAAGTGGTGGCTGGACGCTGAATTGCGCGAGGTTGCGCCCGATCTGGTTGTGGCCATGGGTGCAACTGCAGCCGCTGCGTTGACCGGTTCGGGCAAGGCGATTTCAGCGCGGCGCGGCAGGATTGAAACGGGCGAGGCAGGGATACCGGTGCTGATCACCTGGCATCCGTCATATCTGTTGCGCCTGCGCGATGACACCCAGCGCATGGCGGCAACGCAGGAACTGGCGTGCGATCTGCGCATGGCACTAGAGTACAAAGGCAAAGCCCTCGCCGCGCGTTAATCCCTTGTCGATCAGCCGCGGAAATTCCAGCAACCTGCGTTATGACATGGCGAGTTTGACAGGCTTGCCCGTTGCAAGCGATTCTGCTGCCGCGTCTGCCATGCGTTGTGCCGCGACCCCGTCCGCGACCGACGGCTGCGGTGCGGCACCCTTGGTCAAAGCATCCACAAAGCTGCGCAACTCCGCAAGGTAGGCGGCCTGATACCGCTCAAGAAAGAAATGCTGGTTGGGCGCGGATGCAAACCCGGCTGTGGCGGCGTGGGTCACCAGATTTTCAACCTGATTTGACACCTGCAACATGCCCTTTGATCCATGTACTTCGAGGCGTTGATCATAGCCATAGGTCGCGCGGCGTGAATTGTTGATCTGACACAGCTTGCCCGACGCTGTCTTGAGCGTGACCATGGCACTGTCGATATCGCCAGCGGTGGCAATCCCGGGGTCAACTAGGCAGGCGCCAGCGGCGTAGATGTCGACCGGGTCCTCGCCCAGAATAAAGCGGGCCATGTCAAAATCATGGATCATCATGTCCCGGAACAGCCCACCGGATTGGCGGATATAGGACAGAGGGGGTGGCGCGGGGTCCCGCGATGTGATGACCAGCAGTTCCGCATCCCCGATCACCCCATCGGCCACCTGCGCCTGAAGATGCGCGAAATGCGGATCAAACCGCCGGTTGAACGCGGTCATGAAGGGCACGCCTGCCTTGGTAACCGCCGCCATACATTCCGCGGCACGGTCCGAGGACAGATCAATCGGCTTTTCGCAGAAGATCGCCTTTCCGGCGGCGGCAAGCGCGTGAATCTGATCATAGTGCAGTGACGTGGGGGTGGCGACGATGACCGCGTCAATATCCGTCGCGGCGATGATATCCTCGGCGGTGCGCGTCTGTGCACCAGAGGTTTCGGCCAGCTTTTGCGCCGCCTCTGGCACGGCATCCGCCACAGCAGTCAGACGGGCATTGCCCATTCGTGCGATGCTACCTGCATGGACCTGACCGATGCGCCCGCAGCCCAATAAACCGATTGAGATCATCTTCTATCCTTTGTTGGTGTCTTGCGCGGGTCCGATGGCACGCAAGGCCGTGCGGGCAGCCGCCTCTATGGGGGCTTCGACATCGCTCAGGATCTGCACGCGGTCAAAGCGGTCAGGATCAACTGCCACAGCCGCGCGCAGGGCCTGACCAAAGACCATGCGCAACTCGGTTCCGATGTTGAATTTGCAGATGCTGGAATTCCGGGCCAGCGCGCTGCGCTGTTCGGGTGGCACGCCAGAGCCGCCGTGAATTACAAGCGGCACATCGGTTACCGCCTCGATGGCGCGGATGCGGGCC
Encoded here:
- a CDS encoding putative DNA modification/repair radical SAM protein; this translates as MARLSLEQKLAILSDAAKYDASCASSGSTKRDSRGGKSLGSNEGSGICHAYAPDGRCISLLKILMTNFCIYDCTYCINRASSNVARARFSVDEVVKLTIEFYRRNYIEGLFLSSGIIRSPDATMSDMVQIARKLRKEENFRGYIHLKTIPDAAPELIEEAGLLADRLSINVEMPTDAAVKQHAPEKSPEQIRRAMADVRLRKEVAKDRTHTGRRPPRFAPAGQSTQMIIGADDATDSTVLGQSTRLYSSYKLKRVYYSAFSPIPDASAKLPLISPPLQREHRLYQADWLLRFYGFDLEEITGHRKDGNLDLDIDPKLAWALAHRGLFPLDVNTASRDMLLRVPGFGTKTVGRILSTRRHRTLRYEDLARMGASMKKAQPFITALGWTPRNLTDSDTLRARFAPPPQQMSLF
- a CDS encoding UdgX family uracil-DNA binding protein (This protein belongs to the uracil DNA glycosylase superfamily, members of which act in excision repair of DNA. However, it belongs more specifically to UdgX branch, whose founding member was found to bind uracil in DNA (where it does not belong), without cleaving it, appears to promote DNA repair by a pathway involving RecA, rather than base excision.), with translation MPHVSLPRIGTAEAWRDAARGFLSAAVPPAQITWGDSTTEPGLFETPAPLVAPGRVTVPRSFVSMANTVVWHSDPSRFARLYAFLWRLKDAPHLMTDRGDAQLAKLRSMEKNVRRCQHKMKAFVRFREIGAPGDNRRSFAAWFEPTHHTIEPTAQFFVRRFADMDWRILTPDVSVFFENGALRFLEDHPKPDLPEDASETLWVTYFRNIFNPARLKVQAMQSEMPKKYWKNMPEAAAIPDLIASAPERARQMALAAPTLPPTRISAIQAQQAAHESVWDGPPGSLPKAIAGCTRCPLHKTATQAVPGEGPLDARLMIVGEQPGDQEDLIGRPFVGPAGQLFDSIAADAGLDRGKVFITNAVKHFKFTPRGRKRIHQRPNQGEVAHCKWWLDAELREVAPDLVVAMGATAAAALTGSGKAISARRGRIETGEAGIPVLITWHPSYLLRLRDDTQRMAATQELACDLRMALEYKGKALAAR
- the iolG gene encoding inositol 2-dehydrogenase; the protein is MISIGLLGCGRIGQVHAGSIARMGNARLTAVADAVPEAAQKLAETSGAQTRTAEDIIAATDIDAVIVATPTSLHYDQIHALAAAGKAIFCEKPIDLSSDRAAECMAAVTKAGVPFMTAFNRRFDPHFAHLQAQVADGVIGDAELLVITSRDPAPPPLSYIRQSGGLFRDMMIHDFDMARFILGEDPVDIYAAGACLVDPGIATAGDIDSAMVTLKTASGKLCQINNSRRATYGYDQRLEVHGSKGMLQVSNQVENLVTHAATAGFASAPNQHFFLERYQAAYLAELRSFVDALTKGAAPQPSVADGVAAQRMADAAAESLATGKPVKLAMS